Proteins co-encoded in one Brassica rapa cultivar Chiifu-401-42 chromosome A02, CAAS_Brap_v3.01, whole genome shotgun sequence genomic window:
- the LOC117125717 gene encoding uncharacterized protein LOC117125717 — protein sequence MSARRIDNGLITAIAIDKDKNSQHALKWAIENILVDSPHCVLLHVQPKEGNIRPCLQHDNQDEEQQLFLPFRGFCARKGVSNHFSISLLQKITLWFITYHTMACQIIAKEVVLRDSDISNAIVNYITNYSISNIVVGSSAHKSFFKKFKSPDVPTTLLKTAPETCAVFVVSKAKLKKSKSASQAQKHRHRQQDLSSLMYNYDSTSSCDSERQSSLSAQYNNSNSYSSQSYSPRISPPQSLSEFSQSDTENSSYGVVSTMTSYTISQSSTTKGSSISSTSMVSIITFK from the exons ATGTCTGCAAGAAGAATAGACAATGGCTTAATCACGGCCATCGCCATTGATAAAGACAAGAACAGCCAACACGCCTTGAAATGGGCTATTGAGAACATTCTTGTCGATTCTCCTCATTGTGTCCTTCTCCACGTTCAACCTAAAG AAGGAAACATAAGACCATGTTTACAACATGACAATCAAGACGAGGAACAGCAGTTGTTTCTTCCTTTCAGAGGATTCTGCGCTCGAAAAGGAGTTAGTAATCATTTCTCAATCTCCTTATTGCAGAAAATCACTTTATGGTTCATTACTTACCATACAATGGCTTGTCAGATTATAGCCAAGGAGGTTGTGCTTCGAGATAGTGACATCTCCAATGCTATTGTCAACTACATCACCAACTATTCCATTTCAAACATTGTTGTTGGCTCATCTGCTCACAAATCCTTTTTcaa AAAGTTTAAGAGTCCAGACGTGCCCACCACGTTACTTAAAACAGCTCCAGAGACTTGTGCAGTCTTTGTTGTGTCTAAAGCTAAGCTGAAAAAAAGCAAATCCGCAAGCCAGGCTCAGAAACATCGTCATAGACAACAAGATCTCTCTTCTTTGATGTATAATTATGATTCAACGAGCTCCTGTGATTCAGAGAG ACAATCATCTCTATCTGCTCAATACAACAACTCCAATTCATATTCCTCTCAATCCTATTCACCTCGCATCTCGCCACCACAATCTCTGAGTGAGTTTTCTCAGTCAGACACTGAGAATAGCAGTTATGGTGTGGTCTCAACTATGACTTCTTACACCATCTCTCAAAGTTCCACAACCAAAGGAAGCTCCATCTCTTCTACATCCATGGTCAGTATCATTACATTCAAGTAG